AGGAAGTCCTGCAAAGTCTTAAACGGAAACGTCTTCCCCACAAATGCCTTGTAATCGGAATAGTACTCACGCAACGTTTCTTTGTCTTCCGATTCGAACAAATCGAACAGGATAGTCAACGAGTGTTTACGTGGTACTTTTTTTTGCCACGTACATACAAAAGTGCCTTGAACGACTCTTCAACGAGGAAATAACCAGCGACAACGTAACCCCAAGCCTGCGCCACCTCATGACTAGGTAGTAAATCAGGAGTCACAGGGCATTTCTTGTACTTTTCTTGCTCTTTCTCCAAAGCTGTATCTAACCCAGTCATCATCCAGATCGGATCTTTGAAGCCTACAATCTGTTTTGTTGCCACGATAGAACTCCCTTTATCGTTCGTACCCATCATCCATCATTACCTGCTATTGTTCCCATTTAGCAATATCTGAATTAGTCCGCGTTTTTGATTCTTCAGAGCACGTACCTCTTTATCCACACACTTAATTTCATCCTTAAAAGCGTCGAGTAAGTCAGCCTGCTTTTCCTGAAGTTTAATAGGTGGCAAGAAGATTCTGATTTTCGAAAATGCGGGGAATTTCAAATTCCATGTATCACTCGTTAGGCCCTGTGAATACCGTTGGAAATCGAATACCATTCGACGGGCTTTAAACAGATGGGAAGCATAGCGTGCTATAATCTTACTCTGATCGGGTGTGACGACAGTATAAGCAGGGCTGACGATTCCACGAAGTGCTGAAAGACCTGATACTCCCTGCCACATTCGCATAGTGTTATATCCGAGATCACCCCGCAAAATCAGTTTGTACCGTGACTTATCTTTGGTAGAAGTGTCTTTCCGGTCGACCTCGTTACGGTCAATAACTCCTTCAGACATAGTGATGCTTAATAACGTATCCCAACTATTACCTGTTTGAATGCGCTCACGGAACAGATCACCCAACTCTACCTCAAGCCAAGTTCTAGGGTGCCCCGGAGAGGAAGGATGGCAGGGATCAAAAAAACCTTGGCTGACTAATCTGTATTGTACTGTCTTGGCCTGCCTCAATGCCTCCAACTTCTCAGTCGCCTCATCCCACGTTCGCAGTATTTCCCCAATCTTACGTTGCTCGGAAACTGGCGGTAGAAACACCGAGACCCTGGCGAGCTCCGCCTCGTGGATGTGAACAACAGAGTGCCCCTTGCCCAACCTCGACTTCTGCCTGACCGCGTCATCCGCATTCAGCGCATGGGCCAGGAAGGTCGGATCTTGTCCATGTCCGCGTAGGATAATCGTATCTCCTCCTGCAACCGCGGTACCATTCCCCAACCATGCGACGGACTTGCCGATTTCCCCGGCGGTTTCTCCCGAAGACGCGAAGATGATGTCGCCGTGGTGCAACTGCGTCGCTCTTCTTGCCGTATCCTCGGATACGAACGAGGTAAGTTCGTCGGT
The window above is part of the Gemmatimonadota bacterium genome. Proteins encoded here:
- a CDS encoding restriction endonuclease subunit S — encoded protein: MEKVPIHREGRICLSDLGKFIKGRGITRADLVQSGIPCLRYGDLYTTYGDVTDELTSFVSEDTARRATQLHHGDIIFASSGETAGEIGKSVAWLGNGTAVAGGDTIILRGHGQDPTFLAHALNADDAVRQKSRLGKGHSVVHIHEAELARVSVFLPPVSEQRKIGEILRTWDEATEKLEALRQAKTVQYRLVSQGFFDPCHPSSPGHPRTWLEVELGDLFRERIQTGNSWDTLLSITMSEGVIDRNEVDRKDTSTKDKSRYKLILRGDLGYNTMRMWQGVSGLSALRGIVSPAYTVVTPDQSKIIARYASHLFKARRMVFDFQRYSQGLTSDTWNLKFPAFSKIRIFLPPIKLQEKQADLLDAFKDEIKCVDKEVRALKNQKRGLIQILLNGNNSR